The Pseudanabaena sp. ABRG5-3 genome includes the window TTTAAACGCTCAGGAAAAACACAAGAATTTATTGCTGGTAATTCTGGGACAACTCGGCAATTAGTTAGCAATTTTTTAAAGGGGCTTAGTGTTGAGCAGCCAAAATTCATTGCTATCTGTGAAGCTCTGGAACTGAGATGGCAGGAAATTGCTGAATTAGATGAAGTCGAGGTTACAAATAATAGCAGCCTAAAAGAGCTAGAAATTTTAGTCCAAGAGGTAAAGCAAAAAATCGCGGCGGATGTGACCGATCGCTGTGGGACGATGCGGGTGTTGGATATGACGCAACCTGTCGATTTGGATCGGATTTATACCGATGTGAATATCATCAAGGAGGTGACTGGGCGGCGGCGGATTGGTTATGACGAGGTGATGGAGGTATGTACCCGTGAGCATTTTGATCGCTTTTTAGTGGGGACGATTAAAGAACGGGTAAAGGGATCTGAGGCGGTTGAAGAATTTCAAAAGCTGGTGGTATTGGGTAAACCGGGGGCAGGAAAAACCACATTTATGAAATATTTGGCGATGGCCTGTCTCGGTGGTCGCTTTCATGGGGAACTTGTGCCGATCTTTGTGACACTAAAGGCTTATGCGGAGGAGAGGGGACAGCCATCGCTAGAGAATTACATTTTGATGGAATTTGCCAAGCGTAAGGTATCGCAGGATGTGGCGAAACAGTTGCTAGATAACGGTAAAGCGTTAATCCTGTTGGATGGATTAGATGAGGTAAAGAAAGAGGATGATCGCCGTGTTAAGCGGGACATTGATAAGTTTTCGCGGGATTGGCTAAAAAATCGGTTTGCGATCACCTGTCGGATTGCGGCAAGGGAATATCAGTTTGAGAAGTTTACGGAAGTTGAGGTGGCGGATTTTGATGATGGGCAGATTAAAACCTTTGTGAATAATTGGTTTTGGGAGAGGGATGAGGCAAAGGCAGCGCGGCTGTTAGAGAAGTTAGAAGATAACGAACCTGTCAAAGAATTAGCCACAAATCCTTTGTTACTGACGCTGTTGTGTTTGGTATTTGGTGAGCGTAACGACTTCCCGCCGAAGCGATCGGAACTGTATAAGGAAGGTTTGGAAGTATTGATGAAAAAATGGGATGCGAAGCGCAATATTGAACGGGAGATAATTTATAAGCATCTGTCGCCGCAAAATAAGGAGGATATGCTGGGGCAGATTGCATTTAATACGTTTTTGAATGGTGAGTATTTCTTTCGACAAGAAGATTTGCAACGTCAGATTAAGGACTATATATGCAATCTCCCTGAAGCTTCCGCCGATCCTGATGCTTTACGACTGGATAGTGAGGTGGTGCTAAAGGCGATCGAGCATCATCATGGGTTGTTAGTGGAGAGGGCAAGAAATATTTATTCTTTTTCTCACTTAACTTTTCAGGAATATTTTGCGGCGCGAGAAATTGAACGAGAAAGACATTTTGAAAAATTGATAGAGAATATTTCTAATCCAAGATGGAAGGAGATTTTTTATCTGACTGCGGAAATGTTGAGGCGATCTGATGTCTTTTGTCGATTGATGAAAAAACGTATTGATGGAATTTTGACAAATGATGAAAATTTGCAAGCATTTCTAGAATGGGCAAACCAAAAAACAAATTCCATGCAATTTGGCTACAAAACTGTTGTAGCTGCTAGGGCTTTTTATGCTTATGTTGAAGCTTATACCCTCGACCTTAACCGTTCAATCATCAGTGATCTCACCAACGACCTTGCCCTCGCTCGCACCAGCACCAGCGATCTCGACAGCGATATCGCTCGCGATCTCAATATCGCCCGCATCCGCCACCTCAATATCGACCTCGCCCTTGCAATCGCTCGCTCCAGCGCCATCGACCGTGACCTCAACATCGACATTGCCCTCGACATTGCCCTCGCCCTTGACCTCGACCTCGCCCTC containing:
- a CDS encoding NACHT domain-containing protein — protein: MAKPTYTASTVGKEKANAAFKRSGKTQEFIAGNSGTTRQLVSNFLKGLSVEQPKFIAICEALELRWQEIAELDEVEVTNNSSLKELEILVQEVKQKIAADVTDRCGTMRVLDMTQPVDLDRIYTDVNIIKEVTGRRRIGYDEVMEVCTREHFDRFLVGTIKERVKGSEAVEEFQKLVVLGKPGAGKTTFMKYLAMACLGGRFHGELVPIFVTLKAYAEERGQPSLENYILMEFAKRKVSQDVAKQLLDNGKALILLDGLDEVKKEDDRRVKRDIDKFSRDWLKNRFAITCRIAAREYQFEKFTEVEVADFDDGQIKTFVNNWFWERDEAKAARLLEKLEDNEPVKELATNPLLLTLLCLVFGERNDFPPKRSELYKEGLEVLMKKWDAKRNIEREIIYKHLSPQNKEDMLGQIAFNTFLNGEYFFRQEDLQRQIKDYICNLPEASADPDALRLDSEVVLKAIEHHHGLLVERARNIYSFSHLTFQEYFAAREIERERHFEKLIENISNPRWKEIFYLTAEMLRRSDVFCRLMKKRIDGILTNDENLQAFLEWANQKTNSMQFGYKTVVAARAFYAYVEAYTLDLNRSIISDLTNDLALARTSTSDLDSDIARDLNIARIRHLNIDLALAIARSSAIDRDLNIDIALDIALALDLDLALVRDIAHAIVRDIDIVSDSSLVNDVARDNALVRDINSDSDIARLRDMARLLDITRGSARVRDITLALARDLGDDVLQQKLQALNSKLPANREEVDRWWENHGEEWTNELRQVCIDHRNIGHDWQFTKEQAELLNQYYSANLLLVECMNRSYVSKEVREEIEATMLLPSKK